One genomic window of Eisenibacter elegans DSM 3317 includes the following:
- the cas1 gene encoding CRISPR-associated endonuclease Cas1 — translation MELIINSYGAYLHVKEQMFEVRLKPKGETQPQIHHFAVHKVKSILMAVGTALSTDAIKLAMYHNIDIVFLEHNGHPLGRVWHSKLGSTTKIRKKQLEASLSPRAIDFVKHWVGHKVENQLLFVKGLGKHRAQHLPYLQEKIDKLSALKTAIMALEGTMVAHIADTLRGLEGTAGRLYFETLSFVLPKAYRFEGRSSRPAKDAFNALLNYAYGVLYSRVERALIIAGLDPYVGFLHRDDYNQLSFVFDFIEPFRTFADKTVFRLMAAKKINKSHTDDITNGVSLNKEGKALLMQAFGEYLDQDTIRYRGRNQTRGNIIQLEAHRFAQILLETTDFEPQNTSQR, via the coding sequence ATGGAACTCATCATCAACTCTTATGGAGCTTACCTGCACGTCAAAGAGCAGATGTTTGAGGTAAGGCTCAAGCCCAAAGGGGAAACACAGCCGCAGATACACCATTTTGCCGTACACAAAGTCAAGAGTATATTGATGGCTGTGGGCACAGCCTTGAGTACAGATGCTATCAAACTAGCGATGTATCATAATATCGATATTGTATTTTTGGAACACAATGGCCATCCGCTAGGGCGTGTTTGGCATAGTAAGCTAGGCAGCACCACCAAAATCCGAAAGAAACAACTAGAGGCGAGCCTATCACCTAGAGCTATCGACTTTGTAAAGCACTGGGTGGGGCACAAAGTCGAAAATCAGTTGCTATTTGTCAAGGGTTTGGGTAAACACCGCGCCCAACATCTACCTTACCTACAAGAAAAAATAGACAAACTCAGCGCACTCAAAACCGCCATAATGGCGCTAGAGGGCACAATGGTAGCCCATATAGCTGATACCTTGCGTGGGCTGGAGGGCACAGCCGGAAGATTGTATTTTGAAACCCTGAGCTTTGTGTTGCCCAAAGCCTATCGGTTTGAAGGTCGAAGCAGCCGACCTGCAAAAGATGCCTTCAATGCCTTGCTCAATTATGCCTATGGGGTGCTCTATTCCCGTGTGGAGCGAGCGCTCATCATTGCCGGGCTTGACCCATATGTAGGCTTTTTGCATCGGGATGATTACAATCAGCTCAGTTTTGTATTCGATTTTATTGAGCCGTTCAGAACCTTTGCCGACAAAACCGTCTTCAGGCTTATGGCCGCTAAGAAAATCAATAAATCGCATACCGATGACATCACCAACGGTGTATCACTCAACAAGGAGGGGAAGGCGCTGTTGATGCAAGCTTTTGGGGAATATCTCGACCAAGATACAATCCGTTATCGTGGCCGCAACCAGACACGTGGCAATATCATTCAGCTCGAAGCCCACCGATTTGCACAAATACTACTCGAGACAACTGATTTTGAACCCCAAAACACATCCCAACGATGA
- a CDS encoding CRISPR-associated helicase/endonuclease Cas3 produces the protein MLDNILAKSDPKESLVEHTTNVVVQWQYLKKRYEKVLNQSDDFWSKSYLSALFHDFGKVADNFQDVMHAKKKYDTNYIRHEFLSGMILLAYNISEYQKEPNSLFAVFSHHKPLTDELFREQDSKADIRIDENNLKNLFVWFNQQLKNHHLKELPADLGKNILKQFQKNDDGINFLYYKFTKFFDNFRKNIGINAFHTRKEYILYKALLNIADWTASAHQELPKGLIFTQDFLRDKIVEKLREDGKIQIANKFNFRRFQLESIRQGSVLAIAPTGSGKTEAALLWASQKKEFEKIIYLLPTRVTSNAIYQRLISYFHKSNCAVVHSSAFLFRKNLEDGFSKGDYLKDKTFFKNVSVCTIDQVLTQGFNLGFWEIKTFHLLKAKVIIDEVHLYEPYTLGLLIATIKYLKKEFETEFYIMTATMPKQLQNLLQKTLDISDEGIIKDSELLEQARNTFEVRDALIDELDSEIKSELSQKKKVLLVVNTVDEAIRLYEKYKNSCENVICFHSRFIQKDRLEKEARILELEKSNEQVLLIATQVVEVSLDIDFDVLFTENAPIDAIIQRAGRVNRKRLKDYSKVVVFKHQSITEEAIYNKENFLSRTFDELKKLHGKKLTEAQLIELVEKVYENYNINEDKYYKKGLEAYQKIQRDNLHFIKDNLGLEESYTREGLDSENIIPDVFQEKLVGASIFEKSRYELAITRKRMLSGKIIKDTEHQWIKYFECDYDEHTGLKFKKKAGNQSTIL, from the coding sequence ATGCTGGATAATATTTTAGCAAAGTCTGACCCAAAAGAAAGTTTGGTAGAACATACTACCAATGTAGTAGTTCAGTGGCAATACTTAAAAAAAAGATATGAGAAAGTACTTAATCAATCCGATGATTTTTGGAGCAAGTCGTATCTTTCTGCTCTTTTTCACGATTTTGGAAAAGTAGCTGATAACTTTCAAGATGTAATGCATGCGAAAAAAAAATACGATACAAACTACATACGCCACGAGTTTTTATCAGGAATGATTTTATTGGCATATAATATTTCTGAATATCAAAAAGAACCTAATAGCTTGTTTGCAGTATTTAGTCATCATAAGCCTTTGACCGACGAATTGTTTAGAGAACAAGATAGTAAAGCAGATATACGTATTGATGAGAACAACCTGAAAAATCTATTTGTTTGGTTCAATCAGCAACTAAAAAATCATCATTTAAAAGAATTACCTGCGGATTTAGGAAAGAATATATTAAAGCAATTTCAAAAAAATGATGATGGAATCAATTTTCTGTACTATAAATTTACAAAATTTTTTGATAATTTTCGTAAAAATATAGGAATTAATGCTTTCCATACTCGCAAAGAATACATTTTATATAAAGCATTGCTTAATATTGCTGATTGGACAGCATCGGCTCATCAAGAATTACCAAAAGGATTAATATTTACGCAAGATTTTCTAAGAGATAAAATTGTTGAAAAATTACGAGAGGATGGAAAGATACAAATTGCCAATAAATTTAATTTTAGACGATTTCAACTAGAAAGCATTAGGCAAGGCTCTGTATTAGCTATTGCCCCTACTGGAAGTGGAAAAACCGAAGCAGCTTTACTATGGGCTTCCCAAAAAAAAGAATTTGAGAAAATTATTTACCTTCTTCCCACAAGGGTAACTTCTAATGCTATCTATCAAAGATTGATTAGCTACTTTCACAAAAGCAACTGTGCTGTCGTTCACTCGTCAGCATTTCTATTCAGAAAAAATTTAGAAGATGGCTTTAGTAAAGGGGATTATCTAAAAGATAAGACTTTTTTTAAGAATGTGAGTGTTTGTACCATCGACCAAGTGCTTACACAGGGCTTTAATTTAGGCTTTTGGGAAATAAAAACCTTTCATTTATTGAAGGCAAAGGTTATTATAGATGAAGTACACTTGTACGAACCTTATACGTTGGGTTTGCTCATAGCCACCATCAAATACTTGAAGAAAGAGTTTGAAACAGAGTTTTATATAATGACGGCTACAATGCCCAAACAGCTTCAAAATTTGCTTCAAAAAACTTTAGATATTTCAGATGAAGGAATAATCAAAGATTCAGAATTGCTTGAACAAGCCCGTAATACTTTTGAGGTTAGAGATGCTTTGATAGATGAATTGGATAGCGAAATAAAATCTGAGTTGTCACAGAAAAAGAAAGTGCTGCTGGTAGTAAACACGGTTGATGAAGCTATTAGATTGTACGAAAAATATAAGAATTCGTGTGAAAATGTAATTTGTTTTCACTCACGTTTCATACAAAAAGACCGTTTGGAGAAGGAAGCAAGAATTCTTGAATTAGAAAAATCAAATGAGCAAGTACTTTTAATAGCTACACAAGTTGTAGAGGTTTCTTTGGATATTGATTTTGATGTTCTATTTACCGAAAACGCCCCCATAGATGCTATTATCCAAAGAGCAGGTAGAGTAAATAGGAAAAGACTCAAGGATTATTCAAAGGTAGTCGTATTCAAACATCAAAGTATTACAGAGGAAGCTATCTATAACAAGGAGAACTTTTTGAGTCGTACTTTTGATGAACTAAAGAAACTACACGGAAAAAAACTCACAGAAGCCCAACTGATTGAGCTTGTAGAAAAAGTTTATGAAAACTACAATATCAACGAAGATAAGTATTACAAAAAAGGTTTGGAAGCTTATCAAAAAATTCAAAGAGATAATCTTCATTTTATCAAAGATAATCTAGGCTTGGAGGAATCTTACACTCGTGAAGGTTTGGATAGTGAAAATATAATACCTGATGTATTCCAAGAAAAGTTGGTAGGTGCATCAATATTTGAAAAGTCAAGGTATGAACTTGCCATCACAAGAAAAAGAATGTTATCAGGTAAAATAATAAAAGACACGGAGCATCAATGGATAAAATATTTTGAATGTGATTATGATGAGCATACAGGTTTGAAATTTAAGAAAAAAGCAGGTAACCAAAGTACAATCCTATGA
- a CDS encoding CRISPR-associated endonuclease Cas6, whose product MTQISTTLIRFPEIKLPTSAAQQLRGYFGNLFKEQSPLLHNHYEDGKSIYRYPLVQYKVIDKVPTLLGINEGAQLLVQLFLKIKEIDLSGRKYLIQSKNIEALTSPLEVKNEELFQYKFKTLWLGLNQENHKIYKNLQDDKEKQKLLEKILTANLISLSKGLGYTVKDKIMVKSQLLEKSTKFKGEEMLAFSGQFICNMQIPKLLGIGKAVSRGYGAVIQV is encoded by the coding sequence ATGACCCAAATCTCCACCACCCTGATTCGGTTTCCCGAAATCAAATTACCGACTTCGGCAGCGCAGCAGCTAAGAGGTTATTTTGGTAATTTGTTCAAAGAGCAATCTCCTTTGTTGCACAACCACTACGAAGATGGCAAAAGCATCTATCGCTATCCTTTGGTACAATACAAGGTGATAGACAAAGTGCCCACGCTGCTGGGCATTAATGAGGGGGCGCAACTATTGGTACAACTTTTTCTGAAAATCAAAGAAATAGACCTATCGGGCAGGAAATACCTCATACAAAGCAAAAATATTGAAGCGCTCACAAGCCCCCTCGAAGTAAAAAATGAAGAGCTTTTTCAGTATAAGTTCAAAACACTGTGGTTGGGACTCAATCAGGAGAACCATAAAATCTACAAAAATCTACAAGACGACAAAGAGAAGCAAAAGCTGTTGGAAAAGATTCTGACAGCCAACCTTATCTCGCTTTCCAAAGGGCTGGGCTATACGGTCAAGGATAAAATTATGGTCAAATCGCAACTTTTGGAGAAAAGCACCAAGTTTAAAGGCGAAGAAATGCTGGCTTTTTCGGGGCAGTTTATTTGTAATATGCAAATTCCCAAGCTTTTGGGCATTGGCAAGGCAGTATCCAGAGGCTATGGGGCGGTGATACAGGTATAA
- the cas4 gene encoding CRISPR-associated protein Cas4 codes for MKSSDTPTISLTPSHIIEYLYCPRFTYFEYVLAIPQYETKNYKVMRGRALHDQKLENNKAYLRKRVGAIDKYLDQYLTNAFVRGRVDEVLLLADHTMAPLDYKFALYHDKVYHTYLTQLYCYAWLIEDNFEYEVEKGFLVYTRSQNKLVEVPIKTNDKKLVAKAAQAIGDIIANNSFPKPTKYRKKCLNCTYRNICVR; via the coding sequence ATGAAATCCTCAGACACCCCCACTATCAGCCTGACTCCCTCACACATCATAGAATACTTATACTGCCCAAGGTTCACTTATTTTGAATATGTATTGGCGATTCCGCAGTATGAAACCAAAAACTACAAGGTAATGCGCGGAAGAGCGCTACACGACCAAAAGCTTGAAAACAACAAAGCATACTTGCGAAAAAGAGTTGGTGCTATAGACAAATACCTCGACCAATACCTGACCAACGCCTTTGTGCGTGGACGGGTAGACGAAGTGTTGTTGTTGGCTGACCACACGATGGCTCCCTTAGATTACAAGTTTGCGCTATACCACGATAAGGTATACCATACATACCTCACACAACTATACTGCTATGCTTGGCTGATAGAGGATAATTTTGAGTACGAAGTTGAGAAGGGGTTTCTAGTATATACCAGAAGCCAAAACAAGCTAGTGGAGGTGCCCATCAAAACTAATGACAAAAAATTGGTTGCTAAAGCCGCACAGGCCATTGGCGATATTATAGCCAACAATAGTTTTCCAAAACCTACCAAATATCGAAAAAAATGTTTAAATTGCACTTACCGAAATATATGCGTTCGATAA
- the cas2 gene encoding CRISPR-associated endonuclease Cas2 — protein MILWILYDIENDRARTKVATACKQAGLHRVQYSCFLGEIEADMRDTLGLKIRALIDEDKDKVYLFAMNQTQLQQCQMLGQAFDKKLITDQIKILFL, from the coding sequence ATGATTTTATGGATTCTGTATGATATTGAAAATGACCGCGCCCGTACCAAGGTAGCCACAGCCTGCAAACAAGCAGGGCTACATAGAGTACAGTATTCTTGCTTTTTGGGCGAAATAGAGGCCGACATGCGTGATACTTTGGGTCTCAAAATAAGGGCGCTCATAGACGAAGACAAAGATAAGGTATACCTCTTTGCTATGAATCAAACGCAACTACAACAGTGTCAGATGCTTGGACAGGCTTTTGATAAAAAACTGATTACAGACCAAATAAAGATACTCTTCTTATGA
- the cas5 gene encoding CRISPR-associated protein Cas5, with the protein MQYCVIEIHTQTATFRNPEFQNFHKSLLLPPPTTLIGVAGAALGFSPKAAQAYFEEDTFWIGVYGTSRGQTKDLWKYKTLSNEEGKESSIVLKEILYDNHFFLVYGCENADKVKEIEQAFLSPVYALSLGNNDSVAKVIKTQLYEEVATSRLIENCLIEGDIIDEVLSNVEKDMNFSIYSTSEPIVFDLPTSFMYETDYGIRRVVARQQISFIGNAMKLNIDKQGIFYKDKFIPVFPLKTLNYAG; encoded by the coding sequence ATGCAATATTGTGTCATAGAAATTCACACACAAACAGCAACCTTCAGAAACCCAGAGTTTCAGAATTTCCATAAATCTTTATTGCTGCCCCCGCCAACAACACTGATTGGTGTGGCGGGGGCGGCATTAGGCTTTAGTCCTAAAGCTGCTCAGGCTTATTTTGAAGAAGATACTTTTTGGATAGGTGTATATGGTACTTCAAGAGGACAAACCAAAGACTTATGGAAGTACAAAACTTTGTCGAATGAAGAAGGTAAAGAAAGTAGTATTGTCCTGAAGGAAATCCTTTATGACAATCACTTTTTCTTGGTGTATGGTTGTGAAAATGCAGACAAGGTAAAAGAAATAGAACAAGCCTTTTTGAGTCCTGTATATGCCCTTAGTTTGGGGAATAATGACTCTGTGGCTAAAGTGATAAAGACACAACTTTACGAAGAAGTTGCCACTTCAAGACTCATAGAAAACTGCCTGATAGAAGGCGATATTATAGATGAAGTACTATCTAATGTAGAAAAAGATATGAATTTCTCTATCTATTCAACTTCTGAGCCTATCGTATTTGATTTGCCAACAAGCTTTATGTATGAAACTGATTATGGTATAAGGAGAGTAGTTGCACGCCAGCAAATTTCTTTTATAGGAAATGCTATGAAGTTGAATATAGATAAGCAAGGTATCTTTTATAAAGACAAATTTATTCCTGTATTTCCATTAAAAACTCTAAATTATGCTGGATAA